One stretch of Caloenas nicobarica isolate bCalNic1 chromosome 2, bCalNic1.hap1, whole genome shotgun sequence DNA includes these proteins:
- the CDH17 gene encoding cadherin-17: protein MFKLCGLQFLLVIHWAICQNSGDLHVTGPLKDMDFFIPEGGGVRFIYQFTSEPPAVSFRANGEKDGIIDIAPKTGILYLNGSLDWETKTVHKLQVESLDEKGNVVNGPYTITIHVEDINDNPPEFDKTKYTGVVRQNSRPGKPFMQVHATDRDDPTTSHAQLRYSILHHFPNPYGEMLFEIDSVTGEISPSRTGSYYLDPQKQDTFTLVVTVKDMAGMSTNAFTSSTDVIITVKESLWKAPPTIHIQENSTEIHPVKISQVQSNEPNVIYDIFEKENLPRLPFSVDQDGVIYVTEPLDREEKDTYAFFVITKDNEGELVDKPLQISVIVEDTNDNPPVCQQTLTVIEVQENEGEGSNIGTVFATDMDKEHTLNSRLQFKIESQVPPFPSSNLFFIQQDTGVLQLMSHSLNKRIVPNYSLKVLVTDEVFQTICDVQIHVIDINDQIPIFEKSDYHDVTVAENIPVGTVILEIQATDGDEPGTGSSYIVYQVKEGDPNNTFTIETDPETNRGFLRINKALDFEETPVYNLVINATNPEPLVSGVQYNSSSLTLFKVFVTNVDEPPVFRKTVYKAEVSEDIPVGTVVMTVEAYDPEGDTVRYSLEGDVSKWLKIDSVTGQVYTASSLDREQQETYTVEVVALERKNAAQKSRTTLTLQLQDVNDNAPLLAMDYPAFFCHPVSGGERTIIRATDADKQWYYSTFTFSLADDSNAINNWEISKVNATHAYLSPKHANFEEKVYIVPVIINDNGQPPLERKVNLEVNMCSCSSENSCFIEVQREHSWPSAGQAIGILIGVLLIIGLIIGGAFFHMKYKQKNEKKSDQKDVKDTSELNRLA, encoded by the exons ATGTTTAAGCTGTGTGGACTTCAATTTCTGCTTGTCATTCACTGG gCTATATGCCAGAATTCTGGGGACCTGCATGTAACTGGGCCTCTGAAGGACATGGATTTCTTTATTCCAGAAGGAGGGGGAGTGCGCTTCATTTACCAG TTTACATCTGAGCCACCTGCTGTGAGTTTCAGAGCAAATGGTGAGAAAGATGGAATAATTGACATTGCACCGAAGACAGGCATCCTGTATCTCAATGGGTCTTTGGACTGGGAGACCAAAACAGTACACAAGCTGCAG GTGGAAAGCCTGGATGAAAAGGGAAATGTAGTGAATGGTCCATACACTATTACAATACATGTGGAGGATATCAATGACAACCCCCCAGAATTTGACAAGACAAAGTACACTGGAGTAGTAAGGCAGAACTCCCGTCCAG GCAAGCCCTTCATGCAAGTCCATGCCACTGACCGTGATGATCCTACGACTTCCCATGCACAGCTGAGGTACAGCATTCTCCATCATTTTCCCAACCCTTATGGAGAAATGCTTTTCGAGATTGATAGTGTAACTGGAGAAATCTCACCAAGTAGGACAG GCTCTTATTACTTAGATCCTCAAAAGCAGGACACATTCACACTTGTCGTCACTGTGAAGGACATGGCGGGGATGTCAACAAATGCTTTCACCAGCAGCACCGATGTGATCATCACTGTGAAGGAGAGCCTATGGAAAGCTCCCCCCACCATCCACATCCAAGAAAACTCCACTGAGATCCACCCTGTCAAAATCAGCCAG gTGCAGTCAAATGagccaaatgtaatttatgacatttttgaaaaagaaaatctgcccAGGCTCCCATTTTCCGTCGATCAGGATGGGGTTATTTATGTGACTGAACCACTggacagggaagaaaaggataCT TATGCTTTCTTCGTGATCACAAAAGATAATGAGGGAGAGCTAGTGGACAAGCCTCTGCAGATTAGTGTTATTGTGGAAGACACTAATGACAATCCCCCCGTGTGCCAGCAGACCCTCACTGTAATTGAAGTTCAAGAAAATGAAGGTGAAG GAAGTAATATTGGCACCGTGTTTGCTACGGACATGGATAAGGAGCACACCCTTAACTCTCGTCTGCAGTTCAAAATTGAAAGTCAGgttcctccttttccttcaagTAATCTGTTCTTTATTCAGCAAGACACTGGGGTTTTGCAGTTAATGAGCCACTCGTTAAACAAGCGCATTGTACCCAACTATTCCTTGAAGGTGCTGGTGACTGATGAAG TATTCCAAACAATCTGTGATGTGCAAATACATGTCATCGACATCAATGATCAGATTCCCATCTTTGAAAAATCAGAT TATCACGATGTGACTGTTGCAGAAAATATCCCGGTAGGAACAGTGATATTAGAAATTCAAGCTACTGATGGAGACGAGCCTGGCACAGGGAGCTCCTACATCGTTTACCAAGTGAAGGAAGGAGATCCAAACAACACGTTCACCATAGAGACAGATCCTGAAACAAACCGAGGGTTCCTCAGGATTAACAAG GCTCTTGATTTTGAAGAAACTCCAGTGTACAACCTGGTGATCAACGCCACAAACCCCGAACCACTGGTGTCAGGCGTGCAGTACAACTCAAGCTCCCTTACCTTGTTTAAAGTTTTTGTAACAAATGTGGATGAGCCACCTGTTTTCCGCAAGACAGTTTACAAAGCAGAAGTGTCTGAAGACATTCCTGTCGGTACCGTGGTCATGACGGTGGAGGCCTATGATCCTGAGGGGGATACTGTACG ATACTCCTTAGAAGGTGATGTGAGCAAATGGCTGAAGATTGATTCAGTCACTGGGCAGGTATACACTGCGTCCTCTTTGGATCGAGAACAACAAGAAACATACACAGTCGAGGTTGTTGCATTGGAGCGAA AGAATGCAGCTCAGAAATCCAGAACAACTTTGACACTACAGTTACAGGATGTGAATGACAACGCTCCGCTGTTAGCTATGGATTATCCTGCCTTCTTCTGCCACCCCGTCAGTGGAGGAGAGAGAACTATCATTCGAGCTACTGATGCTGATAAACAGTGGTATTATTCAacatttactttttctcttgCGGATGATAGCAATGCAATAAATAATTGGGAAATCTCAAAGGTCAATG CTACTCATGCTTACCTCTCTCCGAAACACGCTAACTTTGAAGAGAAGGTGTATATTGTTCCAGTAATAATTAATGACAATGGACAACCacctttggaaagaaaagtgaatCTTGAAG TAAACATGTGCAGCTGTTCAAGTGAAAACTCATGTTTTATCGAAGTACAGCGTGAGCACTCCTGGCCAAGCGCTGGCCAGGCAATTGGAATTCTTATTGGGGTCCTACTCATCATTG